One window of Amaranthus tricolor cultivar Red isolate AtriRed21 chromosome 13, ASM2621246v1, whole genome shotgun sequence genomic DNA carries:
- the LOC130798239 gene encoding glucan endo-1,3-beta-glucosidase 6 — MADSKQNMECFIFIFGMFFFISTSVMHVNGIGANWGTQSSHPLSPSVVVRMLRENGIQKVKLFDADYNTLSALSGTNIEVMVGIPNDMLSTLASSSKAADKWVSENVTQHLNNKVNIRYVAVANEPFLATYNGTFLRTTFPALQNIQNSLIKAGHANAVKATVPSNADVYASSGGPSTGDFRTDIHDYMIQIVKFLSDNGAPFTVNIYPFISLYTDPDFPVEYAFFDGNATPVTDGSTSYYNMFDANYDTLVWALQKNGFGNMPIIVGEIGWPTDGDMNANVKLAQRFNQGFMSHIANGKGTPMRPGPIDAYLFSLIDEDQKSIQPGNFERHWGVFTYDGLPKYQLNLGTTNLGSLVPAKGVQYEQRQWCVLKPSVKLDDSRIAPSVSYACARADCTSLGYETSCGNLDAQGNISYAFNSYYQIQDQVDEACKFDGLGAVTKSDPSRDTCRFGIMIVPEESGSEPRFHVPGIVSCIISISILFLTMY; from the exons atgGCAGATTCTAAGCAAAATATGGAGtgctttatttttatatttgggaTGTTTTTCTTCATTTCAACCTCAGTAATGCATGTGAATGGAATAGGTGCTAATTGGGGAACACAATCTAGCCACCCATTATCCCCAAGTGTGGTTGTAAGGATGCTAAGAGAAAATGGTATTCAAAAAGTGAAGCTTTTTGATGCAGATTATAACACTTTAAGTGCACTTTCTGGAACTAATATAGAGGTAATGGTTGGGATACCTAATGATATGCTTTCAACTCTTGCTTCTAGCTCTAAAGCTGCTGATAAATGGGTGTCTGAGAATGTTACCcaacatttaaataacaaaGTCAATATCAG GTATGTCGCAGTTGCTAACGAGCCATTCTTAGCAACCTACAACGGAACTTTCCTGAGAACAACCTTTCCAGCTCTCCAAAACATTCAGAATTCCCTGATAAAGGCAGGCCATGCTAACGCTGTAAAGGCGACAGTTCCTAGCAATGCTGATGTGTATGCAAGTTCTGGTGGCCCCTCTACTGGCGATTTCCGAACTGATATACATGATTACATGATTCAGATTGTTAAATTCTTGAGCGACAATGGTGCACCTTTCACCGTGAACATTTACCCGTTCATAAGTCTCTATACTGACCCGGACTTCCCTGTGGAGTATGCTTTCTTTGATGGCAATGCTACCCCAGTAACCGACGGTAGTACAAGCTACTACAACATGTTTGATGCGAATTACGACACCCTCGTTTGGGCTTTGCAGAAGAATGGATTTGGTAACATGCCCATCATAGTTGGGGAAATAGGCTGGCCTACAGACGGAGACATGAACGCTAACGTCAAGTTAGCTCAAAGATTCAACCAAGGATTCATGTCTCACATAGCAAACGGAAAAGGAACACCGATGAGGCCAGGTCCCATCGACGCATATTTGTTCAGTTTGATAGACGAGGATCAGAAGAGCATCCAACCCGGAAATTTTGAACGACACTGGGGAGTTTTTACATACGATGGGCTACCCAAGTACCAACTCAATCTCGGCACTACAAATTTGGGATCATTGGTTCCTGCTAAGGGCGTGCAATACGAGCAGCGCCAATGGTGTGTACTAAAACCTTCTGTAAAGCTCGATGACTCGAGAATCGCTCCTAGTGTAAGTTACGCTTGTGCACGTGCTGACTGTACGAGTCTTGGATATGAAACATCTTGCGGAAACTTGGATGCGCAGGGGAACATATCCTACGCCTTCAATAGTTACTACCAAATACAAGATCAAGTCGATGAGGCTTGTAAATTTGATGGTCTTGGAGCTGTCACGAAATCAGATCCATCGAGAGATACTTGCAGATTCGGAATCATGATTGTGCCCGAAGAATCTGGATCGGAACCAAGGTTTCATGTTCCAGGAATTGTATCATGTATTATCAGTATCAGTATTCTCTTTTTGACAATGTATTGA